The Nitrospirales bacterium genome includes a window with the following:
- a CDS encoding IS3 family transposase, with protein sequence MSIQQQCNLMGLSRSVYYYTPATETPENLQLMRLLDAQYLITPFYGSRRMTVWLQEQGHPMNRKRIQRLMRLMGLEGVAPGPQTSIAHPAHPRYPYLLRDVSVMRPNQAWCVDITYVPMTVGFMYLVAIMDWFSRYIVGWAVSNSLDADFCLEALDEAFAHGVPDIFNSDQGVQFTSQAWITRVEQAGSRVSMDGRGRVFDTIFIERLWRSVQYRRYLFAGLYDRLRIGERLDRLFCLLQ encoded by the coding sequence ATGAGCATTCAACAACAATGTAACCTCATGGGGTTGTCGCGTTCGGTCTACTATTACACGCCAGCCACAGAAACGCCTGAGAACTTACAGCTCATGCGTCTGCTCGACGCACAGTATCTGATCACTCCCTTTTATGGCAGTCGGCGCATGACGGTGTGGTTGCAGGAGCAAGGGCATCCGATGAATCGGAAACGCATTCAACGCTTGATGCGTCTGATGGGGTTGGAAGGGGTCGCTCCTGGGCCTCAGACCTCCATTGCGCATCCGGCTCATCCACGCTATCCCTATTTACTCCGAGATGTCTCAGTGATGCGGCCCAATCAGGCCTGGTGTGTCGACATCACCTATGTGCCCATGACCGTCGGCTTTATGTATTTGGTCGCCATTATGGATTGGTTTAGTCGCTATATCGTAGGGTGGGCCGTCTCCAATTCGTTGGACGCCGATTTTTGCTTGGAGGCCTTGGATGAGGCGTTCGCCCATGGGGTGCCCGACATTTTTAATAGTGATCAAGGTGTTCAATTTACGTCCCAGGCGTGGATAACCCGGGTAGAGCAGGCTGGGAGTCGAGTCAGTATGGATGGGCGTGGTCGGGTGTTTGACACTATCTTCATTGAACGCTTATGGCGTTCTGTCCAATATCGAAGATATCTATTTGCGGGACTATACGACAGG
- a CDS encoding type II toxin-antitoxin system VapB family antitoxin, translated as MMPTNLALDDKLVQEVKRLGGHSTKRAAVNEALREYVTRRKQKKILEIFGTLEWDTQYDYKAARKRK; from the coding sequence ATGATGCCAACAAACCTGGCTTTAGACGATAAACTGGTTCAAGAGGTCAAACGTCTAGGAGGTCATTCAACCAAACGCGCTGCTGTCAATGAAGCACTTCGTGAATATGTCACGCGCCGGAAACAGAAAAAAATCCTTGAGATATTCGGTACTCTTGAGTGGGATACTCAATACGATTACAAAGCGGCGAGAAAACGCAAATGA
- a CDS encoding PIN domain-containing protein, with translation MTILVDTSVWSLALRKDGPADHLAVKKLQSLLLEMQDIVLIGIILQEILQGFRQENTFTKVSSYLNAFPLLPLNRSDYVAAAKLRRQATAKGLTLSTPDCQIASVAINHQCRLLTTDKDFSNIAKWALLQLL, from the coding sequence ATGACCATCTTGGTGGATACATCGGTCTGGTCACTTGCGCTTCGAAAAGATGGACCTGCCGACCACTTGGCGGTCAAGAAGCTACAGAGTCTGTTGTTAGAGATGCAAGATATTGTCCTCATTGGAATCATTTTGCAAGAAATTCTCCAGGGCTTTCGACAAGAAAACACTTTCACAAAAGTCAGCTCCTATTTGAACGCGTTTCCCCTATTGCCTTTGAACCGAAGTGATTATGTCGCAGCAGCCAAACTTCGGCGTCAGGCAACAGCCAAAGGGCTAACCTTATCGACCCCTGACTGTCAAATCGCTTCAGTGGCCATCAATCACCAATGCCGCCTCCTCACAACTGACAAAGACTTCTCAAATATTGCCAAATGGGCTCTCCTTCAGCTTCTTTAA